From the genome of Streptacidiphilus sp. PB12-B1b:
CGACCGCCCGGCTGTCACACCCCGCTGCACGTGAACTGCACCACTTCTGCACGCACAGCCCTTCACCCAGCCCCCCTACTGCCAGGTAACCTCCCGAGACCCGACGCCACTCCGCCGGCTGCCCCTCCAGCCAAGGACACCCCTTGACCGACGCCCCCACCGCCCCGCGCAAAGGCCGCCCCCGCAGCCCCGACGCGGACCAGGCGATCCTCGCCGCGACCAGGGCCGTGCTCGCGGAGCAGGGCTGGGGCGGGCTGACCATGGGCGATGTCGCGGCCCGCGCGGGGGTCGCCAAGACCACCCTCTACCGGCGCTGGCCGTCCAAGAACGAGCTGGTGGTGTCCGCCGTCGCAGTGCTCTTCGACGAGCTGGTCCTGGCCGACCTGGGCAGCCTGCAGGCGGACGTCGAGGCCGTCGTCCAGCAGTTCGCGGCGCTGCTGGCGCAGCCGGAGAGCCAGTCCGCGCTGCTGGCGCTGTTCGCCGAGGCCACCCGCGACCGGGCGCTGCGGCAGCGGGTGCGCGAGGCCATCATCGACCCGCAGAAGCAGCTGGTGCGCCAGGGCCGGGCCGCCGCCCAGGCCCGCGGCGAGATCCCCCGGACGAGGACCCGGCGCACGCCTGCGAGGACGTCGACGTCATCTTCGACACCATCGCCGGCGCGGTCGAGCACCGCATGCTGGTCAGCGGCGAACCCGCCTCCCCCGAGTGGATCCGCCGCTTCACCACCCTGCTGCTGACCCCCATGACCAGCGCGAAGGCGCCCTGACCCGGCTGTCGGCCGGTTCAGGGCGCCTGTGGGTGCGGGCCCGGGCCCGCAGGGGGCGTCAGAAGCCCGCGGGCTCGGTGTAGGTGCCCCACTCGTCGCGCAGGGCGTCGCAGATCTCGCCCAGGGTGGCCTCCGCGCGGACGGCGTCCAGCATCGGCGGGAGCATGTTGGCGCCGGAGCGGGCGGCGGCCAGCATGGCGTCCAGACCGGCCCGGACGGCCGCCTCGTCGCGTCCGGCCCGGCGCGCCGCCAGCTCGCGCACCTGCTCGGTCTCGACCTCGTGGCTGACCCGGAGGATCTCCAGCGGCGGGGTGACGCTGCCGGTGTGGCAGTTGACGCCGACCACCCGCTTGGTGCCCTTCTCCACCGCCGTCTGGTAGGCGAACGCGGCCTCGGCGATCTCGCCGGTGAACCAGCCGTTCTCGATGCCGCGCAGGATGCCCGCGGTCATCGGGCCGATCTCCTGGCCCGGACCGCCCTTGGCGCCCATGCCCAGGATGCGCTCGAAGACGGCCTCCGCCTGCGCCTCGATCCGGTCGGTGAGCGCCTCGACGTACCAGGAACCGCCCAGCGGGTCGGCGACGTTGGCGACGCCGGTCTCCTCCAGCAGCACCTGCTGGGTGCGCAGGGCGATCTCCGCGGCCTGCGCCGAGGGCAGCGCCAGAGTCTCGTCCAGGGCGTTGGTGTGCAGTGAGTTGGTGCCGCCGAGCACGGCCGACAGCGCCTCGACGGCGGTGCGGACCACGTTGTTGTAGGGCTGCTGGGCGGTCAGCGAGACGCCCGCGGTCTGGGTGTGGAAGCGCAGCCACTGCGCCTTGTCGGTCTTGGCGCCGTAGCGCTCCTTCAGCCAGCGGGCCCAGATCCGGCGGGCCGCACGGAACTTGGCGATCTCCTCGAAGAAGTCCAGGTGGGCGTCGAAGAAGAAGGAGAGGCCGGGGGCGAAGACGTCCACGTCCAGCCCGCGGGAGAGCCCGAGCTCGACGTAGGCGAAGCCGTCGGCGAGGGTGAAGGCCAGCTCCTGCGCGGCCGTGGCACCGGCCTCGCGGATGTGGTAGCCGGAGACCGACAGCGGCTTGTACGCCGGGATGTTCTCGGCGCAGTACTCCATCAGGTCGCCGATCAGGCGCAGGTGCGGCTCGGGCGAGAACAGCCACTCCTTCTGCGCGATGTACTCCTTGAAGATGTCGGTCTGCAGCGTGCCGTTGAGCACCGAGGGATCGACGCCCTGCCGCTCGGCCGCGACCAGGTACATGCAGAACACCGGGACGGCCGGGCCGCTGATGGTCATCGAGGTGGTGACGTCGCCCAACGGCAGGTCCTTGAAGAGGACCTCCATGTCGGCGGCGGAGTCGATGGCCACACCGCAGTGGCCGACCTCGCCCAGCGAGCGCGCGTCGTCGGAGTCGCGGCCCATCAGCGTCGGCATGTCGAAGGCGACGGACAGGCCGCCGCCGCCCGCCTCCAGGATCATCCGGTAGCGCTCGTTGGTCTGCCGGGCGTTGCCGAAGCCGGCGAACTGACGGATCGTCCAGGCCCGTCCCCGGTAGCCGGTGGTGTGCAGGCCGCGGGTGAAGGGGTACTCGCCGGGCCAGCCGATCCGCTCGAAGCCCTCGGGGGCCTCGCCGTCCGCGGGCCCGTAGACGGGCTCCACGGTGTCGCCGCTGAGCGTCGAGAAGTCGGCCTCGCGCTGCGAAGCGCGGTCGAACCGCCGCTGCCAGCGCTCGCGTGCCGCCTGCATGGTCTCTGCGTCCACGGTGCTGCCCCGCTCCACGAGAAGAAAACTACTTGGACTTCCTAGTAATTTACTCGGACGTCCAAGTAGTTGTCGACAGCGACCCCCGGCGAGGAGCGGGGGTCGCTGTCGGGGCGGCGGTCAGGCCTTGACCAGCCGGTCCGGGTCCACGCCCGACTCGAGCTGCTCGTCGATCTGCTTCATCACCTTGCGCTCGGCGATGAAGGAGCAGGTGGGGATGGTTCCGGCGAGGATGACCAGGACCATCTTCTTGATCGGCCAGCCCAGCTTGTTGCCGACCAGGAAGGCCACCACGACGTAGACCATGTACGCCCAGCCGTGGATGGTGCCGACGATGGCCACCGCGATCTCCGCCTTGCCGAAGCCGTAGTACGCGACGCACGAGGCGCAGAGCAGGATCAGGCCGACGCCGGTGACGTACGCCAGGACGCGGTAGGCGGTCAGCAGGGGGGAGGACTTCTTCACGGCGGGGCCTCGCAGTGCGGTGGGCGGCACGGTACGTCCGGGCTCGGGTACCGACGGGAAAAGAGCGTAACCGCCCGGCTGTGGATCACCGCCACCGCCCCGGACCGCCCTTACCATCCGCACCGGGGCCGGCGCCAGGGCCGGGCGTCAGGGCCGAGCGTCAGGGCCGAGGCGTCAGGGCCTGGGCGTCGGGCGGGGTGAAGTCGCCGGCGGCTATCCGCAGCGGGCGCAGCACCTCGAACAGCTCCCGGCAGTCCGCCTCGTCGTAGCAGCCGAGGCCGAAGTCCATGCCGACCAGCTCGCGGGTGGCCTCCTCGACCGCCTTGCGACCGTGCTCGGTGATGGCGGCGAGCACCCCGCGCCCGTCCAGCGGGTTGGGGCGGCGGACGACCAGGCCGGACTTCTCCAGCCGGTCCACGGTGTTGGTGACGCTGGTGGGGTGCACCATCAGCCGCTCGCCGATCTTCGACAGCGGCAGCTCACCGGCCTGGCTGAAGGTGAGCAGCACCAGCGCCTCGTAGCGGGCGAAGGTCAGCCCGTACGGCTTGAGCACGCCGTCGACCTGCGACAGCAGGATCTGCTGGGCCCGCATGATCGAGGTGATCGCCGCCATCGAGGGCACCGCCCCCCAGCGCCGGGTCCACAGCTCGTCGGCGCGCTCGATGGGGTCGAAGGAGAGGCTCAGCGGCTTGGGCACGGGCCTACCGTACCGGCAGCCCGCACCGGCGCGCCGCGCTGTCCACGGGCCGGGCAGCGGCCCGGACGGCGGAGGGCGGGCAGGTCTCAGGCGAGGACGGCGGGCGCGGCCTCGTAGCCCTGGAGCTCCTCCTTGGCCATCAGCCGCTCCGCGTAGAAGCCGCCCAGCGGCAGCACCGACAGAGCCATCACCCAGACCGCGCGCCAGAACGACCAGCGCTGCCGGTACCAGGCGATCAGCGCGAACAGCATGTAGAAGGTCCACAGGATGCCGTGCACCATGCCCAGGACCGGGACGCCGTTGAAGCTGGTCGTGCTCTTGAGCACCACGCAGACCAGCAGCAGCAGGAAGGACAGGCCCTCCGGCATGGACACCAGGCGCAGCCGGTGGACGGCGCTGTTCATCACGGGACTTCTCCTCACACGGGACCGGGCCCGCGTACCGGCCGGGCCCGCTCCAGTATCACCGACCCCCGGCTATCCTCGCGCCCATAGCGTTCCGAGCTGAACGATTCCGACGGACGGGGGCCTTTCGATGGCGTGGGACTGGAACCGACGTACCTGTTCACGGCGGGGGCACGTGACCTATGCGCCGACCGAGCCGCACCTGAACGAGCGGCTGCGGACGCAGACCGCGCTGGGCGAGGCATGGCGCTGCCTGCGCTGCGGGGACTTCGCGCTGGGCGGCCCGGGCGGCTCCGGCAGGGCCCAGGACGCGCCGTCCGTGCCGCGCGGCAAGGCGCTGCGGGACCGGTTCATCCTGCGGCTGCTCGCGGTGGAGCGGCTGGTGCGCGGGGTGCTGATCGTTCTGATCGCGTACGCGGTGTGGCGGTTCAGCAACAGCCAGACGGCGGTGCAGCAGCTGTTCAACCACGATCTGTCGCTGCTGCGGCCGGTGGCCGTGCACTTCCACTACGACCTGGACAACTCGCCGATCGTCGGCTCCATCCAGAAGACCTTCAGCTACCACCGCTCCACGCTGGTGGCCACCGCCGCCGCGCTGCTGGCGTACGCGCTGATCGAGATCGTCGAGGGCTTCGGGCTGTGGGCGGCCAAGCGCTGGGCGGAGTACCTGACGGTGGTGGCCACGGCCGCTTTCCTGCCGCTGGAGGTTTACGAGCTGACCGAGAAGGTCAGTTACCTGAAGGTCGGCACGCTGGCGCTCAATCTGCTGGCCGTCGTCTACATCCTGCTGGCGAAGCGGCTGTTCGGGCTGCGCGGGGGCGCGGCGGCGTTCGAGGCGGAGC
Proteins encoded in this window:
- a CDS encoding methylmalonyl-CoA mutase is translated as MQAARERWQRRFDRASQREADFSTLSGDTVEPVYGPADGEAPEGFERIGWPGEYPFTRGLHTTGYRGRAWTIRQFAGFGNARQTNERYRMILEAGGGGLSVAFDMPTLMGRDSDDARSLGEVGHCGVAIDSAADMEVLFKDLPLGDVTTSMTISGPAVPVFCMYLVAAERQGVDPSVLNGTLQTDIFKEYIAQKEWLFSPEPHLRLIGDLMEYCAENIPAYKPLSVSGYHIREAGATAAQELAFTLADGFAYVELGLSRGLDVDVFAPGLSFFFDAHLDFFEEIAKFRAARRIWARWLKERYGAKTDKAQWLRFHTQTAGVSLTAQQPYNNVVRTAVEALSAVLGGTNSLHTNALDETLALPSAQAAEIALRTQQVLLEETGVANVADPLGGSWYVEALTDRIEAQAEAVFERILGMGAKGGPGQEIGPMTAGILRGIENGWFTGEIAEAAFAYQTAVEKGTKRVVGVNCHTGSVTPPLEILRVSHEVETEQVRELAARRAGRDEAAVRAGLDAMLAAARSGANMLPPMLDAVRAEATLGEICDALRDEWGTYTEPAGF
- a CDS encoding DUF3817 domain-containing protein, whose translation is MKKSSPLLTAYRVLAYVTGVGLILLCASCVAYYGFGKAEIAVAIVGTIHGWAYMVYVVVAFLVGNKLGWPIKKMVLVILAGTIPTCSFIAERKVMKQIDEQLESGVDPDRLVKA
- a CDS encoding MarR family winged helix-turn-helix transcriptional regulator, with protein sequence MPKPLSLSFDPIERADELWTRRWGAVPSMAAITSIMRAQQILLSQVDGVLKPYGLTFARYEALVLLTFSQAGELPLSKIGERLMVHPTSVTNTVDRLEKSGLVVRRPNPLDGRGVLAAITEHGRKAVEEATRELVGMDFGLGCYDEADCRELFEVLRPLRIAAGDFTPPDAQALTPRP
- a CDS encoding DUF3817 domain-containing protein encodes the protein MNSAVHRLRLVSMPEGLSFLLLLVCVVLKSTTSFNGVPVLGMVHGILWTFYMLFALIAWYRQRWSFWRAVWVMALSVLPLGGFYAERLMAKEELQGYEAAPAVLA
- a CDS encoding DUF2127 domain-containing protein; protein product: MAWDWNRRTCSRRGHVTYAPTEPHLNERLRTQTALGEAWRCLRCGDFALGGPGGSGRAQDAPSVPRGKALRDRFILRLLAVERLVRGVLIVLIAYAVWRFSNSQTAVQQLFNHDLSLLRPVAVHFHYDLDNSPIVGSIQKTFSYHRSTLVATAAALLAYALIEIVEGFGLWAAKRWAEYLTVVATAAFLPLEVYELTEKVSYLKVGTLALNLLAVVYILLAKRLFGLRGGAAAFEAERQGASLLEVETSAGEAPAGDRAGSTA